The Xyrauchen texanus isolate HMW12.3.18 chromosome 49, RBS_HiC_50CHRs, whole genome shotgun sequence genome contains the following window.
AAACTTTACAGCTCTAATGTAAGTAGACAGAAGATAGATAACTAATGTGCTTACGTTGTTGGTTATCAATGGTAAGTGGCCATTCTGGTTGCCCCATGTGTAGGCCCAGAGTCTGTGGATGTTTTTTCTgcattgattttgaggtaaaACCTACTGAATTCACATGATAAAAGTgtgttaaaattataaaatgtcaaCGTTTATACACGCCACAAACTCTATTTGGTGCCTTTAAAACTACTTAATCTGCTTCGCGTTTTGCTTACCAActtacctgtggtaaaatcaAGGGCGTAGATACCATCCtaataatcaaaacaatcaaGTAACACGCGTTTATGAAACGCGCTAAATATTCCCGCGCTTTTTGGTAAGCCCGCGAATCTTAACTGAACCAGTCTGTGATCTCTGACTAACACGTAAAAGCTCACGTTATCAAACCATACCTATCATAGTTTATAAAGACATTGTTTTCCAAGAGTTATTTGAGCATATTACAAAAAACTGTTAGCTTCCATGTTAATTACGATTTTACAATAACTATGGTTATATATTACAATACACTTAAAAGTTACCATGGTAAACTTCTGTAACGGTTAACTGAGCAGGGATGGAAGCTGCTCTTGACTTTCCCTAAAACACCCATATTGAAACTGACAGCCCACACCAGACTGAATGTAGTGGGTTAAACACTATTCACATTCGCTGCAGACATTTCCAGAAAAACGCCTTTACGTTTCATCCATTATTCAATGTATAACACCAGCTGTTGGTTGAAGCTAAGAAAGGAACCTTCCTCGCTACCTTGCACAACATTATCAGAACAAAACCAGACAAACAAAtgcatcttttctttttgtgtttaataaagaaaatGACAGATCGACAGACAGAGCAATATGAATTTCTCTACAAATCCCAGCAGGCTttcgtttgttttttttaatagaaaacaaGGTGcagggtttatttatttatttgtctttttcctTCTGATCCTTCTCCTTCTTGTCTTTCTCTGCTTTGGCCTCTTCCGCTTCATGTTTCTTGATCAGTTCTTCCACTTCCTTCTGCTTGAGGACTTTGATTCTGGTCTTGCCGTTCTCTCGTGTCAGTGTGGCGATCTCGACTGCACAGATGGACACAGAGCAGACAGGCATGGTTTAGAACAGCTGAAGCATAATTTTTAACAGGACCGTTTTAACTACAGTAGATTTTTCTTTACTGAAGTTGAGTGTTGTTTTAACTGTAGTGCTCAAGAGTGTGATCAGCTGCATTAGGTTGAGAGCTTAGATGGACTGTGCGTCTGTCATGATCATTCATAATGCAGAACTTTGCTCTACACCAGCCTGTCTCCATCCAACAGCCTCGTCTGAACACTAAAAAATTTATTCCATCGCCCTcatgccaaacacacacacacacacacacctttctctGCTGAAAGCTTGCTGACATCCATGGTCTTGTTCAGCACTTTGACTGCGAGAGCAAGGGCAGCTGATAGAGACATCTCACCCTCTTTATAGTCCTGTTTTAGCATTGACACGGCAgcctataacacacacacaaatacacacgttAAACCTTTGAAAACCTTCGAAAAAATCTCACTTTTAGTTCAAAGAGTAGAGGGGTCCAGGATTGACCAACAGGCTATCAAAGCGAAGTGTGTTGGCGCCATCTACAGGacaaattattatattactaCAGTTCACTAGTAGCTGGAAATGGTGGTGTCAGATTTGATAAGAATTCTTTCAAACAGGTTCTTTTTAAGATTCTTTTGAAATGATTCACAAAGAATTGAGAAATCAGTCAACTGTTGGATGATATGTTGGGCATGATTAAACACTGAAACAACATTATTTGATGTGACATATTCAAGGACTTCGAAACAAAACTAAAGTGAGAACTCGTCGTTATCGTCACAAGATTTAAACTAagtgtattaacatgattttagcatgataaaatcacttactaatcttttctgtgtgaagttatatccaattttacaacttcgttccTTCACAATGGTAAATATAGAACACTGTACATATACAGCATGTTCATAAGAGTAACTGTGACATACTCAATACATTTTTCtacccaattttggaatgcccaattaccactacttagtaggtcctcatggtggcgcggtaaCTCTCCTCaaccaggtggcggaggacaagtctcagttgcctccacttctgagactccatcttatcacgtggcttactgtgcatgacaccgcggagactacACATGTGGTGGCACGTACTAtactccgcgatccacgcacaatttaccacgcaccacattgagagtgagaaccactaatcacaaccacgtggaggttaccccatgtgactctaccttccctagcaaccgggccaatttggttgcttaggagacatggctggagtcactcagcatgactccaggggtggtagtcagtgtcaatactctaTGAGCTGCCCAGGACCCCACTACTTGATGAattgttaaattaaatgttttaatgtttcttTCAATTCCATGTCCCCAATTACTTTCAGGTGCAGTGCAATTCCCACTCCAGATGGGAGCATTGAACCTGCATCCCTGATGTCAAGAGTCCAGAGGATCTTCTTAAAAAAATTTATCTGTGCAACTTTCAACAGAAGTAATTCTCACAAACTGTTCCAGCTGATCAACTTCATTGACTgttaaatttataattttttaaatggtagtgCATTCGGATAAGTAGTGCTGACAAGATGTGCTACCCCGGTTTGTACCATTAATATTAAAGTGGTTGTGCAAGGGGGCCCCTCTACCCAGGTCtgacaagcacacacaaaataacaacaaaaaccacTTGCCCACGCTTAAGATCGCATCCTAGTACCAGCCCTGTTCTAAAGTTAAAAAAGGCACAataatattgtaaaatgtttacatgcatgtttctGCATTGTGATTAGAACTGACTTTATGGGATATGATGTTCTATTCGGTGCAGATAAATGCATTAGGTTTTGATCAGATAATGTCAGTCACTTTTAGTAACAGCCTTAATGCTGCAGAATATGTGCGTTTCACTCACTGCACTGTTGTTGCCGATACATGTGGCTTTCCAGCCTCCGTAGTTTCCACTGGGGTCACTCTGATAGAGCTGGAATCCGTAATGTTTGTCCCACCCCATATAAAGCAGAGACACACCAAAGGGCCTCTTacctgatcacacacacacacacacacacacacacacacacacacagtttacacTCAGCAGCCCAAAGCTTTGCCAGGACCATATTAGATGTCAAAAATACACTATTAATGCAAAATCTTGGCTTAATTTTGCAGTCATACCTCCAAACTGTGTGTAAGCCTGTTTGATGTCACAAAGTGCAGTAACGAGCTGCTCGCAGGGGATGGGCTCCTGATACTGCAGGAGATACCTGCCAACACACAGGCGTGAATTTCAGGTAATTTTCCACCATATTTTTGGCACAAAAGCTTGAAATTAGTTGGAAGAAATTACCAGACATAAATGTTTCACCACATAAAGTTCTGGGGTTAGGACAAATAAAAAGCAACCTTTTAGCTTGCTAACTAAAAACATTAGAGAGGTCAGACTGCAGTTTTTATATTGCAATGCAAACCATGCATTGGGTTGTAATTACTACAAATGTAGTCAGGAGGACACTGGCCAGAAGATTGATTCATTTGCCAACTAATCTTCACTCACACTTAGTTCTTGGTAGGAGTGAAATTTGGACCCTGCCAATCCTTTTGGCTGGCAAACAACACAACACTGCTTTGAAAGGTGTCCAAACAAGGCTTAACTCACCTCTGTGCAATAAGTCTCAGTTCGTTCGTGAGGACGTTGGCGTCTGAGGTAATTCCTGCTACACTGCATGCCATGTCtctgcattacacacacacacacacacacacacacacacacaacaacatttATTCATACATATTGCTCAAGCACAGAAATGAACATACCTACACCCTCCAAATTAATTTTACTCCTCTGAGGGGAGCAACAGAACTAAAAATGTTGTCAACGAAATTACTGATGAATGTCAGTatgtcaattattattattcttgttttttattttatttagattcaCATAATCCAATCCAGCAGCTTGAGCTGCATGAGCTAAAAAAAAGGGCTGAACgcctgtaaaattatttttaaccgggcattttcccggtgggccgatgcactttggggcccatcaggggcggactggccatcgggagaacagaacGGGCCAGCCTTGAAATGGGACGAATGGGCCGctataagctcaaatgagccgtCGCATTATGCAGAATAGACCACAAAACagcaccgcgttatgcagaaaaggacagcgaacacccaccccgctcaacttttgggcaagttcctatgtaaaatcccgggccgatttatcttcccagtcaagccctgcctgaactccgatatttacactgtcagtattggttctgatttgttgttgctctAGTAACCgaagcatgagctgtaaaggcaaagccctcttccggaaagggggcggggagcagcagctcatttgcatttaaagagacagtgtgtttttgattccacccaaaaagaggcatttataacatggtataattaATTaaccgtggggtattttgagctgaaactttcaCATTCTGGgaacacctgagacttatataacattttgtaaaattgggcataataggtctccttttaAGTAAAAGacagtaaaataattaatatatacttatataagcATGCAGTGATAATACACACAAAattggaaaaacaacaacatgcttTTATAACAGGTAGCCCACTTATTTTGGTGTTATACGCTTGGCCCTGTCAATTAGGCAATACTTCTTTGACACATGTGATGGCATCCCTGCATCCATCTATCCATATCCATTTATTCACTCATTTTATCTTATACAAGTTCGTAGGGTGAACTCTGCGGCATAAACGTTCTTTATTTCAATGTGCACTTTCTTTCCCTTTAATCTTGCGTGCTCCGCGTCTGTTGCAAGAAGGTTCATGTAATATGAGACCGACACATTGGGTATTCATTTATAATGATAATCGATTCTTAAATTTCGTAAACGATGCGTCGAAATTTCTTTAATAGACCGATGCACAGCGATGCATGCCTTTATGCTGCCCTTTATGAGCtttcaaaaggtctgatcaccgttcacttacattgtatggatctacagagctgagattttcttttaaaaacctcagtttgtgttcagcagaatgaaagtcatacacatctgggatcttataagagtgagtaaatgatgagaattttcatttttgggtgaactatccctgtaaacaGGGCCCAGCCTGAAGCTTTCAATCAAAAGTGAAAACCACAACTCACTCATTGAGTTTGTAAATCTTCTCAGAGAAGAAAACCTCATCCAGCAGTTTGTGGATGTTTCTCCTCTCGGCTGCCAGCAACACGCCATCATTCGCCAGAATGCCCAAGCAGGTGCCAGCATGACCGATGGCCTCCATGGCATATTCTACCTGATACAGACGtcctgccaacaacacaaagagACCCCAATTACAGTGCAGAAGACATTGTcaacattcaaaataatattaaaaacagtGGGCTCTTACCCTCTGGAGAGAAGATGGTCGTTCTAGAGTCATATCTCCGAGActacaaataaaacacacacatattacaaagacaaacaacaAAAGACTATTTGGTATCCAGAAACTTGATCAGGGTGTTATTTCTTGTTTCAAATGTGAAGAGTTAGTCAACCATCACAAGTCTTAAAGATATagtagcaacaaaaaaaaaaatatcattttaattcTAAGGGTGAAAAAGAAGGcagaaaataatttgtaaatttgAACGACAACTGTTTTGGTGCAGGCAACCTTGACTAACTTTATTAAGTAGACATTAAACATGCTACGAAAGTGTAAAATATGGCCACTTTAAAAACAGATGTATAAAATAAACCAATAACATTAACACTCACCATAGTGCCCTTCTTTTTAAATTATTCCTGCAAACAGGACAAAACATGCATTATTGATCAGTAACATCCTTCACATGTATAATtaacttaacccttgtgcgttaatttaaaaagttacacTCAGGAACTTAGAGGACTAAAATATCCACGTCAAACTACCGGCataaaaatattctacatttatattattatccACCTTCACTGACTTGGATTtgttaaccaacatcagtcctgatcataactaccaaatattcattcattttcaggattttcacCCTTTAACTCTTGTATGGTGTTCGGGTCTGTGGAACccgttttcatttttttatgaaagaaaaattataaaCTCAGACTCATTGGCCTTGGATCATTTTCTGTGAAGAACATATATCAGAACACATTTTCAATGACCACACACCATACACCCCCCCCCTACACATTTATACTACATACATGATGTTCGTGTCCACTGGACCCAGGGCTAATAAAAGTGTGGAAAGTGTAGGTCCTGTGTACCTTCCACTCTGTTCTCCTTCTGTCTGGGCCTGCTGTTAGtatgcgcgcgcgtgtgtgtgtgtggttcctTATCACAACTGATCAAGATGGCCAAAAGATTCGCTGCTCTGCAGGCCTTGCAATTgattttttgaagagagagaagCTTTGATGATGTAGGAGGAAGAGGTTTCAGAATGTGAGGATCATTTGTGAAAATTCAGAGTCCGACAGTGACTTTGAAGAGGATGAGATTGAGCATCAGCTAGTTCCAAAACGAAGAGGAGTCCCAGGACCAGCCCGTCAGCAGCCGGCTCCAGGACCAGCCCGTCAGCTGTCAGCTGCCAGCCCCAGGACAATGTCTCTGGAAAACTTCCACATAATTTCCAGGATGATCCGCTTTGATAACCGAGATGACAGACCAGCTCCACGGCAGAGAGACAAGCTAGCTGCCATCAGGACAGTGTGAGACAAGTGGGTTTACCACCTCCCCCTGTATTACAACCCTGGGCATAATGTCACCATTGATGAGCAGCTGATGCCCCTTTAGGCAGTATATACCATCCAAACCTGCAAAATATGGTATAAATATCTGGGCTGCCTGTGATGCCACTTCCTCATATGCTTGGAACTTACAAGTCTACACAGGGAAACCTGATGGAGGAGCCCCTGAGAAAAATCAAGGAATTAGAGTTGTCATGGACATGACTCAGGGACTCAGTGGACACAACATCACATGCGACAATGTTTTTACCTTGCACAAGCTGGGACAGGAGCTCCTAAAGAGGAAGCTGACCATGGTGGGaacaatacagattttttttttgaagaaagtacatatgcaacacacacacacacacacacacacacacacacacacacacacagtaaaactctGCCCTTCATGTGTTGCATAGGCTGGTATGAAAAGGCAATGTGTTCAATGGGGCTGATGTGTCGTCTAGACTGACATGGCTACTGTATGTGTTCAGCTTGTGTTGTGTAAACTGACCTGAATGGGTTCAATTTCTAATgaagttcaaataaataaaaatcaatagttATGAAAAAGGGCAAATATTAACCATATATGCGGTTTATATTGCTTGTAATTTGGATGAAGTAAACATCTGTggagtattttaacatagttCATCTGTTGAAcaatattaaaaagaaatgttgaagccagggctctggaataaaagcataatataatataattcatgATTTCATGCAtgaatggcactgggatcaaatattgcagttttaatgggtttcaatgtggacatttttgtcctgaagttcatgagtgtaactattttgtgtacagtgtattatagatgtattatagaaactgaggttgaaatatcaaaattcccagagaaatacacatttggcaaaatgtatgccgttggcattaacacagccaaaattattgaaaatacaaaaatgtcccgatgatcgcacaagggttaattacAAACTTATTTTAATTGATCAGTTTGTGCTACTGTCAAGCACTAAACATCCATAGATCTGCAAAATGAAACAGAAAGTAGCATAACATCACAAAACACTCAAAAACACCTCCAGGTGTCAGCCAAATacactatatttattttataaaaaataatacgtACACAATGAGGGGCATACATATGAGTTTTAAACGCTGCTTTCAGTTTTACTCATTTAACGGAGTTAAACGCTACTTAGCTTTAGCATTAGCACCTGCATAACAGCATGAAGCAGCAACTTTTCGCTGTCTTTAAACTTATCCTTTACCCAAATACTTTCAAGGCGGCTCCACCGATTACATGTGCCGCTAGGGCTTTTGTATATTAGGAATACAACGTATAGAATACCAAATATAGTATAAGCATGTCATTTTCATACCTAAAGCCTGTGCTCGTGCTGCCTGGTCACTGTTGCGACTCGCGACGCCACTTAATAATCTCACAAGGTGGAAAGTGCGTCCACTCTGCATTAACTTTAGGGACAAGTCACGTGTGCTAAACGATGCTCTCTGATTGGAACCTTTCTTTAGTTAGCTGTTCTGCTAACATCTTAgccttaattaaaatatatttacacaacaaTTGGAAAGTTACATTTATCAGGCACTAATTTTGAATATATGTACTCTGGAATTCTAGTAGTTTAGAAGTTTTAAGGATTTCAACTTGCCTCAGAATGACGCAAATTTACAATATTAGCACTGAGCCAAAGGGATTTCGCTTATTCATACTTACTATTGCCCACTTCCGCATGTTTTGTGCTGGAGAGAGTGGGCGAAATGGATTGAATAGCAACTTCTACGCAATACAGAAATGAATCGCTGCTCAGTTCTACAGCGCCTAGGGTGTACGGGAAGACCAACATCAGCCGTGAATTAACAATGACTGGAACAGTTTTATTGGTCTATttctttgaaaacacattttacatgttatttttccCATCTAACATTTTGTATGAGATAAATGTGTTGCAAGCTATTTTGTCAAAGAAATGGCATGCAGAATttattcacagaaaatgtgaatTATATCACTGAAATAAATGTCTTGAGATATCTCAATGATCTCTTGTGACTGCACTAGCCTAAACTAAACTCTAAACAAAAATGTGAGCGGTCTTTTTTTGCTTAAATTCTGCCTGTCACTCATTGAGTGCGTACTCATAGGGCGAATTCCAattgaaagtgatcatccctatgccctactcccttcgaAGGACAGATCTCTTGATGTGGACACTCTAAATGCAGCATGAAAGTACTGCATTAATGTACCCTTCACTAATAGTCTTGTAAAAGGTTctcttacttttgtttggaatgAACATTCGAGTGAGTCCCCTTCCCCAAGTTCCCGCAGTGCCCTTCAAGAGCAAAATTGCCATTTGGAAAACACCCATAGAGTTGATGTTGGTACGAATCATTAAGGTTTAAagccaaaaaggaaaatgctctcatcattaaTACCCTCACACCTttcacagatgtgtatggctttctttcctctgcagaacacaaatgaagatatttagaagaatatctcagctctgtaggtccatacaatgtgtgTTAAGTTctactcaccattcacttgcaaaggCAGCaataatgtaatccatatgactttagtggtttaatccatgtcttctgaagagtcTTTAGGCATGATCATGAAGCTCTTTGTACTTGGTGTTtctaatcaagcttgaaatcatgatggtcaAGGAGCCCACTAATGCAaagatttatagtttaaaaggagacatattttggtctgttctcgccTAAAACAAAATGGATCTCTTCCAAAAACAGATTATGGTTTACCAGAGTCATgtagatgacttttatgctgatttcatGTTCTTGTTGGAGCTTCggaaatttggtcaccattcacttgcattgtatggacctatggaGCGGAggtgttcttctaaaaatctttgtctgtgtACTGCAGTcccatatctgggatggcatgagggtgaataaatgatgtgtgtttattttcggttgaactatccctttaatgccatATTCAGATTCAAAACAGTTGTCTGTTGAGGGCACTATTTTTGTACTGTTGTGTTTGACCACTGTAGGAAGACACACTGCTGCTCTTCTGCTCTGTGTCAGTCTCAGTCTCAATGGTATCTTTAGGGGGGCAGGATTTTGGAAAGAGAGGTACAGCTAAATCATCAGCTCGGTcttgtggaagttccagaacagctaaaatcgcttacagcacctatCAAGCTGTGTTcctatatatttaaatgaaaacatccaAATGAAGTTTATGATAAAGTATATCTACAAAATCCAAATTAAATTCTGATACTAACTTCtacaataaatatacaattaGATAGATAATTTGATAAATTAAGTAGCCCAACTGATTGTAGCTTTAAGGCCACTTCTCACTAATAAGTTTTTGTttgcaaaaacaattattttgctacgtttaaacctctcatccacactggaatagTGATTTCCTCTATTAAAAAATAAGACTTTCGAAAACACTCACTTGTACCACATACTTCAGAAGACGATGATGTTAGAAACACAAATCAAGAGTACATGCAGATGAGCTTTACTGCAATCTCTTACTTGTTGCCAAAAGTttgttgcaggttcaccactaccgatgAAATGCTGCAAACGTTTGGCACACATCTGTGGCAACTCTCAAGCTTATTTGCATGGGAAAATAAtgatttgcggcaagtttgcccgAACTCTAAGTGTTACTTTTCAACTGGAAACGTTTAAAAATGTATCGTTTACTCTACGTGTACGGCTCTTATCCTCACTAGAAAGACTCTTCACTGGGATACTCTaataggaaactgaaaacagagattttaaatgaaaatggattagagTGGACGCACTTTTTTGAAAAGTCTTGGGCACAGCTGAACCCTGTCAGAAGTTAAAGAAACAAACTGTGATGGGTGAATCTCATCAAAACATGTCCAagttatatttcaccccaaaatcgaGAAGATGAAGACATTTCCCCTCCAAATTCAGTAATGCATCCTGACATTCatgactgttgttgttgtttttaatcagtATAATGTCAGCACAACATATAATACCATGATATATAAAGActtttcaaattaaatatatagGGTTTTGTTTTTAGgatttctttaagcaaaatatatctCCATCTTTCTTTTACCAGGACTTATACTTGGTACTCAATggatttcatgagattcacccaataACTACCTTTAGTCGTCATCATCATTGTCACTCATTCTCAGAAACAGCAAACACAAAAGGGACGATTATAATAAATTAACTGATATTTCACTGGATCGGATCAAACAAATAGTGCTTAGCTGCTGTTGTGATGGCAATTTGTGGAAATTCATACAGAACAGACAGCTGGGAGAGTTTTGTATGTGTGAACACTTTTACTCCATATCAATGTGCCCGTGTCAAAATCAGCACCATGAGAGAAGAATGAAGCCTGTTTTAGATCCCAGGCCTCATCAACAGTGAAGTCATCATGCAGTATTTGAGTTCAACACTCAAAGCTTTCACATGGATGGAAAGTTTCTTGACACATGTTGCAGGCACTGCAGTATGAAATATTCAAATCAAACTAAACAGCTCTAACTCCACAACCAGACTGTGAAGGTCTTGCAAGCTCTCCGTCATGCCAGATTGTGGAGAGAATGATTTGGAGAGAACGACTGGACATTTTTTTAAGTGCAAAAGAATGACATCCTTCTGGAGCGGAGGATTCAGCAAACAAGAGGCACAGTTTGTGAGTTCATACGCCTCCTGAAGGCTTCAAGGTGGCGCTGTGCTGAGGGGTCCATGGGGTGTCTATGAGTCTGATTTTACTACTGCAAAAGAGAATGAGCCACATACTTCAGGATTCCTCCATGTCTGAAAAACACCACATCCATCTCATTCTCAAATAGAGCCACCACGCTGAAACTCTTTCCCGTGCTCGTCTGGAAACAAGAATGACAGCATGAGGCATCACAACATGAAGCAGAAATAACAGTCCATACTACACCAGCCAAAATACATTCACTTAGAGATTAATTAGTTTAACACTTTGACATTTTTCAATTGAATCATTCTGTTCTGTGTGATATCTAATGATTAGTCAGAGTCACAAGcaccattttaaaaatacaaaaatatttatttagaggAAAATCTTATTAATTTCATAAAGAAATTACAACGTTAAcagcaaataattatttaaatctaaagtagggctgcaactaatgattctTTTGACAATCAAATAATCTTTTGTTGTCGATGATTATCATTATCGAGAACTACACATTAATGCTGTGACAATTAATTGATAAAATCTAAATGACAGACCTtgtataaacacaaacaaaatcaaGTCGGAGTCAGTCATATTTTATAATCGGATAATTATAGGACGGAATAAGCATTTAGTATAATAATTGTAACAGCAATATATTCTTAAAAAGACAGATCTTGACATCTGTACCTGTACTGAGAGCTGTTGTCTGGGTGTGAGCTCTTGTGGGATGTTGATGGTGAATCGCTCTTTTCCACACAGCTCCAGCGAGTCGGCATTCTGTCCTGGCAGAAACTGCAGTGGAGCGATCCCCATTCCCACCAAATGATTCTTATGAATCTTCTCAAAGCTCTCAGCTATCACAGCACGCACCCC
Protein-coding sequences here:
- the LOC127640435 gene encoding proteasome subunit alpha type-4-like, with the translated sequence MSRRYDSRTTIFSPEGRLYQVEYAMEAIGHAGTCLGILANDGVLLAAERRNIHKLLDEVFFSEKIYKLNEDMACSVAGITSDANVLTNELRLIAQRYLLQYQEPIPCEQLVTALCDIKQAYTQFGGKRPFGVSLLYMGWDKHYGFQLYQSDPSGNYGGWKATCIGNNSAAAVSMLKQDYKEGEMSLSAALALAVKVLNKTMDVSKLSAEKVEIATLTRENGKTRIKVLKQKEVEELIKKHEAEEAKAEKDKKEKDQKEKDK